A genomic window from Silene latifolia isolate original U9 population chromosome 11, ASM4854445v1, whole genome shotgun sequence includes:
- the LOC141613047 gene encoding uncharacterized protein LOC141613047, whose product MNNFGDVVDEIGFRDLTFEGYEFTYDNGQDGENNRQCRLDRAMIIEGWLNMFPYARLIHLYREWSDHAPIKMVLDGRTGNAEFTGNRYRFEQIWVGEEGCEEAIRKEWGLCEAKIVDTISNCAKELQEWKGVSIGNFFRDLNKKRNCLKQLNEGVRARHLAMERRRIAKDIAHLLKEEEIC is encoded by the coding sequence ATGAATAATTTTGGGGACGTCGTCGACGAGATTGGTTTTAGGGACCTAACGTTTGAGGGATATGAATTTACCTATGATAATGGGCAGGATGGTGAGAATAATAGGCAATGTCGGTTGGATAGAGCCATGATTATTGAGGGATGGCTCAACATGTTCCCGTACGCGAGACTTATCCATCTTTATCGTGAATGGTCGGATCATGCGCCTATAAAAATGGTCCTGGATGGAAGGACGGGTAATGCGGAGTTTACGGGAAATAGGTACCGTTTTGAGCAGATATGGGTAGGTGAGGAGGGGTGTGAAGAGGCTATTAGAAAGGAATGGGGGTTGTGTGAGGCAAAAATTGTTGACACTATTAGTAACTGTGCGAAGGAGCTGCAAGAGTGGAAAGGTGTCAGTATTGGAAATTTTTTCCGAGATTTAAATAAAAAAAGGAACTGTTTGAAACAGTTAAACGAAGGAGTTAGGGCACGACATCTTGCCATGGAGCGAAGACGGATTGCTAAAGATATTGCACATTTGttgaaagaagaagaaatatGTTAG